Sequence from the Undibacterium piscinae genome:
GTGTCGCTCAGTGCAAAGATAAAGAGAGCGAAGACAGCGTGTTTGAACGGGCGGACGTCGCGCTATACCAAGCCAAGCAAAACGGCCGCAATAGCGTCTATTTCTCAGAGTAATCTTCTTTTAGCTTATTTCCTCTTATTTTCTCTTATTTTCTCTTACTTGCTTTTGCGCGCCGCCAGCACCACGCTGGGCGGCGTAAAGGCCTGATACAAATTGCCGGCATTGGCGTCCCAGGCGCTGACCACCTGCTGCTGCAAGGCCACGGTCGCCATATCACCGCGTGCGATCGGGCCGGTCAAGGCGGCTGCCGTTCCCATCTGAAATACATTGTCCATTGACTGCCTGGCCAAAGGCTCTGCCATCGCCTTAGCGATATCAGGCGGGATACCGGCAGCCTGATAGGCCTGCAAAGCGGTTTCCATCAAGGTAACCAGATAGTTGCTGGCAAACACGGAACCGGCGTGATACAGCAATTTGTTAGCGGCGCTGATTTGTACCACCCTGGCCTGCACCGCTTGCAGTGCGGGAATCAAGAGCTGCAAAGCCGCTTCATCGCCTTCCAGACTGCAAATC
This genomic interval carries:
- a CDS encoding DUF2520 domain-containing protein is translated as MSGLNIIGAGKVGRVLGRQFFRSAAFRIEQVVNRSLPVASASVAFIGGGHALAGLAHVQAADVTMLSVADDQIEATCDAMAARGLFQPGSVVFHCSGAKASNLLASASAAGASVASLHPVASFADQARLADHFAGTICSLEGDEAALQLLIPALQAVQARVVQISAANKLLYHAGSVFASNYLVTLMETALQAYQAAGIPPDIAKAMAEPLARQSMDNVFQMGTAAALTGPIARGDMATVALQQQVVSAWDANAGNLYQAFTPPSVVLAARKSK